The Candidatus Zixiibacteriota bacterium genome contains the following window.
CAAGCGACTACCGTCTCTCCGGTCCCTATCAGTTCCAGAATCTGACCATTTTTATCGCCCACAGCGACCTGGAAGCCGATGTCAGCAACCTGCTCACTCTCAATGAGGCGCTGGAGAAAGGGTATGTGACAGTCTTTGAAACCGGTCAGGTGGGGGAACTGGCGATAGAGAACTTTTCCGCTTACCCTGTCTATATTCAATCGGGAATGATAGTCAAAGGGGGCAAGCAGGACCGGGTTTTGCGTTTCGATATAATAATCCAGGCAAAATCGGGGCGGGTGCCGCTGCCGTCGTTCTGCGTGGAGCAGGGGCGCTGGACCGCTCGTGAGAAGGAGAGCGCTGACCGCTTCAGTTCGGCGGCAAAACTGGTGCCGCATCGGGAAGTAAAGCTGGCGGCGAAAGCGGCTGAGTCGCAGGAGCAGGTCTGGTCCTCGGTAGCCGATTTGGGAAAAGCCATAAAAAGCAATGTTCGCGGCGAAGCGGATGGCGGAGGCTATCACTCCAGCAGCCTTCAGATAATGCAGGAAGATGAAATCGTGCGTTCGCGGGTGGAAGATTACCTCGAATACTTTCGCGGGAAGATTCGTCTGCGCGACGACGCCGTCGGCCTGAT
Protein-coding sequences here:
- a CDS encoding DUF6569 family protein; protein product: MTMLLAGVMISGLAYGASDYRLSGPYQFQNLTIFIAHSDLEADVSNLLTLNEALEKGYVTVFETGQVGELAIENFSAYPVYIQSGMIVKGGKQDRVLRFDIIIQAKSGRVPLPSFCVEQGRWTAREKESADRFSSAAKLVPHREVKLAAKAAESQEQVWSSVADLGKAIKSNVRGEADGGGYHSSSLQIMQEDEIVRSRVEDYLEYFRGKIRLRDDAVGL